A genomic stretch from Malus domestica chromosome 15, GDT2T_hap1 includes:
- the LOC139191767 gene encoding COP9 signalosome complex subunit 6a-like, whose product MAESFSSGLTFKLHPLVIVNISDHYSRVKSQMHPPVTNTSTPPAPNNTADGAVEAASSSSFPDSSSASCLRVFSCVIGVQKGRTVEIFNSFELLYNLATHCLDRAFLEKKQELYKKVFLYFYRLGWYSTGTDAQEFDMNIHKALMDINESPVYVLLNPLINVAHREF is encoded by the coding sequence ATGGCAGAATCCTTCAGCAGCGGGCTGACGTTCAAGCTCCACCCACTGGTGATCGTCAACATCTCCGACCACTACTCTAGGGTTAAGTCCCAGATGCACCCGCCCGTCACCAACACTTCGACACCACCAGCGCCCAACAACACCGCCGACGGAGCAGTAGAAGcagcctcctcttcttctttccccGACTCCTCATCCGCCTCATGTCTGCGAGTCTTCAGTTGCGTTATCGGGGTTCAGAAGGGCCGCACGGTTGAGATCTTCAACAGCTTCGAGCTCCTCTACAATCTTGCAACTCACTGCCTCGACCGCGCCTTCCTCGAGAAGAAGCAAGAACTCTATAAGAAGGTGTTCCTGTACTTTTACAGACTGGGGTGGTACTCTACTGGAACAGATGCTCAGGAATTTGACATGAACATCCACAAAGCTCTGATGGATATCAATGAAAGCCCTGTTTATGTTCTTCTCAACCCCTTGATCAATGTTGCCCATAGAGAATTTTGA